A single Mytilus trossulus isolate FHL-02 unplaced genomic scaffold, PNRI_Mtr1.1.1.hap1 h1tg001252l__unscaffolded, whole genome shotgun sequence DNA region contains:
- the LOC134704066 gene encoding LOW QUALITY PROTEIN: cytochrome c oxidase subunit 2-like (The sequence of the model RefSeq protein was modified relative to this genomic sequence to represent the inferred CDS: substituted 3 bases at 3 genomic stop codons) has protein sequence MSFYGSRYFGDIVHGELGKDLFRYHGFVMIVAVAVLVFVIYIGCVILLTKFSYRHFLNRQRLEFXWTIVPMLMLVGLWFPSIINLYYIEEVKRPRXNFKAIGKQWYXSYEFCRNLDTPSSRESAERISCYTIDSYIEDQQETFRKGGYRLLDVDNRMVAPADVQITAFVRRSDVLHSFALPKLLIKVDAIPGRINRLPIKASQCRIIYGQCSEICGVNHRFIPIVIEFIPEKYFVIWLEALN, from the coding sequence atgtctttttacGGGAGTCGATATTTTGGTGATATTGTCCATGGGGAACTAGGGAAAGACCTGTTCCGGTACCATGGTTTTGTGATGATAGTAGCAGTGGCTGTGTtggtctttgttatatatataggatGCGTAATCCTTCTTACTAAATTTTCTTATCGCCATTTCTTGAACCGTCAACGATTAGAATTTTGATGGACTATTGTGCCAATGTTGATGTTAGTAGGGTTGTGGTTTCCTTCTATAATTAACCTATATTATATAGAAGAAGTAAAACGGCCCCGGTGAAATTTTAAGGCGATTGGGAAACAATGGTACTGATCTTACGAATTTTGTCGCAATTTAGACACTCCAAGCTCTAGAGAAAGCGCTGAAAGAATTTCGTGTTATACAATTGATTCTTACATAGAAGACCAGCAGGAGACATTTAGAAAAGGAGGGTATCGTTTGTTGGATGTTGATAACCGGATGGTGGCTCCAGCAGATGTGCAAATAACTGCTTTTGTAAGAAGGTCTGATGTGCTCCATTCGTTTGCACTCCCTAAGTTACTAATTAAAGTAGATGCCATCCCAGGTCGAATTAATCGGCTTCCTATAAAAGCTTCCCAGTGTAGAATTATTTACGGGCAGTGTTCTGAAATTTGCGGGGTTAACCATAGATTTATACCGATTGTGATTGAGTTTATTCCtgagaaatattttgtcatatggTTGGAAGctcttaactaa
- the LOC134704069 gene encoding LOW QUALITY PROTEIN: cytochrome c oxidase subunit 3-like (The sequence of the model RefSeq protein was modified relative to this genomic sequence to represent the inferred CDS: substituted 9 bases at 9 genomic stop codons) has product MNRNPYSRYYVPGPSPWPFFVAISANGIAVGLILXLHRTPRFLLIGMRLGCILLRTFRXWRDLIREGDIGFHTRFVIKRFRDGVALFILSEVMFFFSFFWTFFHNALRPSCELGMRXPPPGIRTPNPSSTRLFETGLLIRRGLFVTQAHKRMRLKDYDVGPFIGLVVTILCGTVFFLVQLREYYXNSYTIADRVYGRVFYLLTGFHGMHVVVGTLXLMVRLVRLWRGEFSSQRHFGFEACIWYXHFVDVVWVALXCLVYVWFGGWLYMWWFKIXDGDVYTFKYPDAKPSWYAYIQEEHAPSXYKIPDHLKG; this is encoded by the coding sequence ATGAATCGTAATCCTTATTCTCGTTACTATGTACCAGGTCCAAGTCCGTGGCCCTTTTTTGTGGCTATCTCGGCAAACGGAATAGCGGTAGGGTTAATTTTGTGACTGCATCGAACTCCCAGATTTCTATTAATAGGAATGAGGTTGGGGTGTATACTATTGAGAACTTTTAGATGATGGCGAGACTTAATTCGTGAGGGAGATATTGGGTTTCATACTCGCTTCGTAATCAAGAGATTTCGTGATGGAGTTGCCCTTTTTATTCTGTCTGAAGTAatgttcttcttttcttttttttggactTTCTTCCATAATGCCTTAAGACCCTCGTGTGAACTAGGGATGCGATGACCCCCTCCAGGGATCCGCACGCCAAACCCGTCGTCGACAAGGCTGTTCGAGACAGGTCTTTTAATTAGGAGGGGGTTATTCGTAACTCAAGCCCATAAGAGAATGCGTTTGAAGGATTATGATGTTGGGCCATTTATTGGCCTAGTGGTAACAATTTTATGTGGGACTGTGTTCTTCCTAGTGCAACTTCGAGAATACTACTGAAACTCATACACTATTGCAGATAGGGTGTATGGAAGAGTGTTTTATTTACTAACTGGGTTTCATGGAATGCACGTAGTTGTGGGGACTCTTTGACTAATGGTGAGGTTAGTCCGACTATGGCGTGGGGAGTTTTCCAGTCAACGGCACTTTGGTTTTGAGGCTTGCATTTGGTACTGACACTTcgtagatgtggtatgggtaGCATTATGATGTTTAGTATATGTGTGGTTTGGAGGATGGTTATACATGTGGTGGTTCAAAATATGAGACGGGGACGTCTATACGTTTAAGTACCCAGACGCAAAGCCTTCGTGGTATGCGTACATTCAAGAAGAGCATGCTCCGTCCTGATATAAGATTCCTGACcatttaaaaggttaa